Sequence from the Triticum dicoccoides isolate Atlit2015 ecotype Zavitan unplaced genomic scaffold, WEW_v2.0 scaffold26790, whole genome shotgun sequence genome:
ATCGGCAGCAAAACTGAAACTTGGATCGACCTCCTTGGAGTAGAGAGCCCGGATCTTtctcagcttcttcttcttctcatcctCAAGGTCCAAAACACTACACAGGAAAAATGATAATCCATAAGATGGGCAGCatccatgcatgcacacactgctAAAGGGACACAAGCAAGTTTTGCACAAACAGGTTTGAATCATATTCAAGTCTTGTATAAACAAGTTTTATGAGCCTACAATCTATGGGGGAAACTaaacatactactccctccgatgCAATATTTAATACACAGCATCAATTAACATCTCTCATAGGGCGTAGGACATTTCAAACCACCAAAAACAGACTGTTGATGATATAGAAAACTTACAAGCTCGCAGAAACAGATGCATTCCCCCATTCACTCCTGAGGCAGTTCACCCCGAGATCAAATCCTTTAACCAGGCCAGTCTTGGTGCTAAACGACATCTCAAACCCACCATCGACGCCAAAGCCTGTTCCAACCATGGCAGACAAGTAAACCTCCGGGCTGGCATGGAGCCCAACCCGAACACCAAGAAGGGCCTTCTCATAAGCATAACGCAGCTTTGCCTGCATATTCAAACATGGagaaacatcatcatcatcaacactgCAACAAAA
This genomic interval carries:
- the LOC119345670 gene encoding uncharacterized protein LOC119345670, whose amino-acid sequence is MAKLRYAYEKALLGVRVGLHASPEVYLSAMVGTGFGVDGGFEMSFSTKTGLVKGFDLGVNCLRSEWGNASVSASFVLDLEDEKKKKLRKIRALYSKEVDPSFSFAADVAFDAEKGKVLATGGVALRVDEKVLVKGRVSSNGSVAALVEVAGEGRAKLKASAHADLYEVSKKGPKVGFSVSFK